A DNA window from Limanda limanda chromosome 6, fLimLim1.1, whole genome shotgun sequence contains the following coding sequences:
- the snrpd2 gene encoding small nuclear ribonucleoprotein Sm D2, protein MSLLTKPKSEMTPEELQKREEEEFNTGPLSVLTQSVKNNTQVLINCRNNKKLLGRVKAFDRHCNMVLENVKEMWTEVPKSGKGKKKSKPVNKDRYISKMFLRGDSVIVVLRNPLITGK, encoded by the exons AT GAGTTTGTTAACAAAGCCCAAGTCAGAGATGACCCCGGAGGAGCTCCAgaaacgagaggaggaagagttcaACACTGGCCCGCTGTCAGTGCTCACCCAGTCggtgaaaaacaacacacaggtcCTCATCAACTGTCGCAACAACAAGAAGCTGCTGGGAAGAGTCAAGGCTTTTGACAG GCACTGCAACATGGTCTTGGAGAATGTGAAGGAGATGTGGACAGAGGTTCCCAAGAGTGGGAAGGGAAAGAAGAAGTCCAAGCCTGTGAACAAGGACCGTTACATTTCTAAAATGTTCCTCAGGGGCGACTCGGTCATCGTCGTGCTGAGAAACCCTCTGATCACAGGAAAATGA